One uncultured Tolumonas sp. genomic window carries:
- a CDS encoding ATP-binding protein, protein MQRFADVSAQKWVWRAMVRSALVPLVLVETVLIAVYLISNNLIREANINYIYQQADKELQISAQRESEVIREQLLAISRQAEIYRTETQRVLLDKNIAIPDTEKSNYTVSPQGVFYSMKDTGGAASFYSSATPVAQQDHEKALRLSQLDSLMKGIKESNPLIAAAYFNSWDSYNRIYPWFNTLDQYPNDMVIPDYNFYYLADKKNDPLRTVVWTDVYIDPAGNGWMASCIAPVYRQDFLEGVVGLDVTVGSIVEKIQRLSIPWGGYAILVNSNGNIMALPPEGEKDFGLRELTNHSYQEAIKKEIFKPEQFNLFLRKDSQKIVFDIKNSLSGKGFITLNGNKKLMAWKSIPETRWKLITIVDENKVYSETRTLAQQFAQIGYLMIGGLVVFYIVFIFFIWLSSRRMSKAISDPLLHMKEMVDQISHEKYQLDKPAFAIAELQETAFAIVAMGEKLDEITCDLRRAKEDADAANKTKSLFLSSMSHELRTPLNAILGFGQLLQKDNNNLSSRDRQEYIDEIMTAGDHLLKLIDDVLNLSRIENNISSLNIEPVDAIKICSECNEMLRAIVEKEQLNLSAELPASMIMVMADSTRLRQVIINLISNAIKYNHPNGSIKITVTVNKDQLRISVHDTGSGIPEDKQKELFKPFSRLGYETSGIKGTGIGLSISKQLIESMHGRVGFSSKINEGSVFWIELPLANNSEMPLPIVDLSTHFDNISDADIVTEHHHLLCIGCDQVSVRQLARLSTKQHQYVISSASTVDEGFNILSQVQPDIILLDANIEDMDAYELLYRLRQNELTAHTPVIAITDEIMSVLQNATSELYFDYVLIKPIDIQHTWAVIHKMLNHAP, encoded by the coding sequence ATGCAGCGTTTCGCCGATGTGTCAGCCCAAAAATGGGTTTGGCGAGCAATGGTCCGAAGTGCATTAGTACCATTAGTATTGGTAGAAACGGTACTTATTGCAGTCTATCTGATTAGCAATAATCTCATTCGAGAAGCAAATATTAACTATATCTATCAGCAAGCTGATAAAGAACTCCAGATATCCGCACAGCGTGAGTCAGAAGTTATTCGGGAACAGCTATTGGCCATTTCTCGCCAAGCAGAAATATATCGAACGGAAACGCAACGAGTTTTGTTGGATAAAAATATTGCTATTCCCGATACGGAAAAATCTAATTACACAGTATCACCTCAGGGTGTTTTTTACTCAATGAAAGATACGGGTGGTGCGGCTTCTTTTTATTCATCAGCAACACCAGTAGCACAGCAAGATCATGAAAAGGCACTACGACTCTCACAGTTAGATTCTTTAATGAAAGGAATTAAAGAGAGTAACCCTTTAATTGCAGCGGCCTATTTTAATAGTTGGGATTCTTATAATCGAATTTATCCATGGTTTAATACCTTAGATCAATATCCGAATGATATGGTGATTCCTGATTATAATTTTTATTATTTAGCCGATAAGAAAAATGATCCGTTACGTACAGTAGTATGGACAGATGTTTACATTGACCCGGCAGGAAATGGCTGGATGGCATCTTGTATTGCACCTGTATATCGACAGGATTTTCTTGAAGGCGTTGTCGGGCTTGATGTTACGGTTGGTTCTATTGTTGAAAAAATTCAACGGCTATCTATCCCTTGGGGGGGGTATGCTATTTTGGTGAACAGTAATGGTAATATCATGGCTTTGCCTCCAGAAGGAGAAAAGGATTTTGGTTTGCGCGAGTTAACCAACCATAGTTACCAAGAAGCAATAAAAAAAGAGATATTTAAACCAGAGCAATTTAATCTCTTTTTACGAAAAGATTCGCAAAAAATCGTTTTTGATATTAAAAATAGTTTAAGCGGGAAAGGTTTCATTACTTTAAATGGTAATAAAAAATTAATGGCGTGGAAGTCGATTCCTGAAACTCGTTGGAAATTGATTACTATCGTAGATGAAAATAAAGTTTATAGTGAAACACGAACTTTAGCACAACAATTTGCTCAAATAGGCTATCTGATGATAGGTGGCTTGGTTGTATTTTATATTGTATTCATATTCTTTATTTGGCTAAGTTCAAGGCGAATGAGCAAAGCTATTTCTGATCCATTATTACACATGAAAGAAATGGTTGATCAGATCAGTCACGAAAAATACCAACTTGATAAACCGGCGTTTGCCATTGCTGAATTGCAGGAAACAGCTTTTGCAATTGTAGCCATGGGGGAAAAATTGGATGAGATTACCTGTGATCTGCGGCGAGCAAAAGAAGATGCCGATGCAGCAAATAAAACCAAAAGTTTATTTTTATCAAGCATGAGTCATGAATTAAGAACTCCACTTAATGCAATTCTTGGCTTTGGGCAATTACTCCAAAAAGATAATAATAATTTATCATCAAGGGATCGCCAGGAATATATTGATGAAATCATGACTGCTGGGGATCATTTACTTAAATTGATTGATGATGTGTTGAATTTATCACGCATTGAAAATAATATATCTTCACTGAATATCGAGCCCGTTGATGCAATAAAAATTTGTTCTGAATGCAATGAAATGCTTCGAGCTATCGTTGAAAAAGAACAATTAAATTTATCAGCAGAATTGCCGGCGTCTATGATTATGGTAATGGCTGATAGCACTCGTTTACGCCAAGTAATCATTAATCTTATTTCTAATGCGATTAAATATAATCATCCTAATGGCAGTATAAAAATCACAGTAACTGTGAATAAAGATCAATTGCGAATCAGTGTTCATGATACTGGCAGTGGAATCCCTGAAGATAAACAGAAAGAATTATTTAAACCATTTAGTCGATTAGGTTATGAGACCTCTGGAATAAAAGGAACAGGTATTGGGCTGTCTATATCAAAACAGCTAATTGAATCTATGCACGGTCGGGTCGGCTTTAGCAGTAAAATTAATGAAGGTTCTGTATTCTGGATTGAGCTACCTTTAGCAAATAATTCGGAAATGCCGTTGCCTATTGTTGATTTATCAACTCACTTCGACAATATATCTGATGCTGATATAGTTACAGAACATCATCATTTATTGTGTATTGGCTGCGATCAAGTATCAGTCAGACAATTAGCCAGATTGTCAACTAAACAGCATCAATATGTGATATCCAGTGCATCAACTGTAGACGAGGGATTCAATATACTGTCACAAGTACAACCAGATATTATTTTACTGGATGCTAATATTGAAGACATGGATGCATATGAATTACTTTATCGTTTGCGACAAAATGAATTAACGGCTCACACTCCTGTTATTGCTATAACGGATGAAATTATGTCTGTGTTACAAAATGCCACGTCAGAATTATATTTTGACTATGTTCTGATCAAACCAATTGATATTCAACATACTTGGGCGGTAATTCACAAAATGCTAAATCACGCACCATAA
- a CDS encoding inorganic phosphate transporter, translating to MLEMFNGLSFELGLGLALALTFVIAYEFINGFHDTANAVATVIYTKAMPPHMAVVASGIFNCAGVLAGGLGVAYAIVHLLPVDLLLNVASAHGLVMVFALLSSAILWNLGTWYLGIPASSSHTLIGAILGVGLANSLMTGVEISKGINIQKAIDIMLSLIISPIVGLVIAGGLLLLMKKRFTSSKIHKTPEERQTWDGKKRPPFWTRFTLIASAMGVSFVHGSNDGQKGIGLIMLVLIGIVPGQFVLNMESTSYQIGRTKDAAIHMGDFYQRNSAYLNQMIDLNKVPNADMPQVFKCDSKDSMSSIATVASLLNTTEHYNQLDVEKRREVRRLLLCLDDTAKKVSKLPGIPASEISDLNKLRKDLTLTTEYAPMWVIFAVALALGGGTMIGWRRIVQTVGEKIGQKGMTYSQGMAAQITAAVAIGIASMSGLPVSTTHVLSSAVAGTMLANRTGLQSSTVKNIALAWVLTLPVTIALSAGLFWFGTIIFVNG from the coding sequence ATGCTGGAAATGTTTAATGGGCTCAGCTTTGAACTGGGTCTGGGTTTAGCGTTGGCATTAACGTTTGTTATTGCTTATGAATTTATCAATGGTTTCCATGACACAGCGAATGCTGTGGCAACGGTTATTTATACCAAAGCAATGCCACCCCATATGGCTGTGGTTGCATCCGGTATTTTTAACTGTGCCGGTGTATTAGCCGGTGGTTTGGGTGTGGCGTATGCCATTGTTCACTTGTTACCGGTGGATCTGCTACTAAATGTGGCATCTGCTCACGGTCTGGTGATGGTATTTGCATTACTGAGTTCAGCCATATTGTGGAACTTGGGTACTTGGTATTTAGGTATTCCAGCATCAAGTTCGCATACCTTAATTGGTGCAATATTGGGTGTTGGCTTAGCTAACTCACTGATGACCGGTGTTGAAATCAGTAAAGGTATCAATATACAAAAAGCCATTGATATCATGTTGTCTCTCATCATATCGCCAATTGTCGGTTTAGTTATTGCTGGCGGTTTGCTGCTTTTGATGAAAAAACGCTTTACGAGCTCGAAAATTCACAAGACACCAGAAGAACGTCAGACCTGGGATGGTAAAAAACGCCCACCTTTCTGGACTCGTTTTACGCTGATTGCTTCAGCCATGGGTGTGAGCTTTGTGCACGGCTCCAATGATGGTCAGAAAGGTATTGGTCTGATTATGTTGGTTCTGATCGGCATTGTACCGGGTCAGTTCGTGTTGAATATGGAAAGCACCAGTTATCAGATCGGGCGAACCAAAGATGCTGCGATCCATATGGGTGATTTCTATCAGCGTAATAGTGCTTATTTGAATCAAATGATTGATTTAAATAAAGTGCCAAATGCGGATATGCCACAGGTATTTAAATGCGACTCTAAGGACTCAATGTCATCGATCGCGACTGTTGCTAGTTTGCTGAATACGACTGAACACTACAATCAGCTGGATGTTGAAAAACGCCGAGAAGTTCGTCGTCTGTTGTTATGTCTGGATGATACCGCTAAAAAAGTCAGTAAATTGCCTGGTATTCCAGCGTCTGAAATTTCTGATTTGAACAAACTGCGTAAAGACCTGACGTTGACCACTGAATATGCGCCGATGTGGGTTATTTTTGCGGTAGCGTTAGCACTGGGTGGTGGCACAATGATTGGCTGGCGCCGTATCGTTCAAACCGTTGGTGAAAAAATCGGCCAGAAAGGCATGACGTATTCCCAAGGTATGGCAGCACAGATCACCGCCGCGGTTGCCATCGGGATCGCCAGTATGAGTGGTCTGCCGGTATCTACTACGCATGTTTTATCATCGGCGGTAGCGGGAACTATGCTGGCTAACCGTACCGGTTTGCAGTCCAGTACCGTAAAAAATATTGCTTTGGCTTGGGTTCTGACGTTGCCGGTAACGATTGCATTGTCAGCTGGGTTATTTTGGTTTGGAACTATTATCTTTGTGAATGGTTAA
- the yfcD gene encoding NUDIX hydrolase YfcD, producing MKQENYMTEEWVDIVDASNNVIDAVPRSVMRQQRLLHRATYIVIENALGQLYVQRRTATKDYCPSMLDACCGGVVSKGEEIQASAYRELAEEMGITNVPLKFHGSFLHQDNECNVWGAVFSCQYDGELVLQQEEVEYVLLMTTDEIQIRASEFTADSLAAIQIWLTEADNQGHDTL from the coding sequence ATAAAACAGGAGAACTATATGACGGAAGAATGGGTAGATATTGTTGATGCCAGTAACAACGTTATTGATGCTGTTCCTCGTTCCGTGATGCGTCAGCAACGACTGCTGCATCGGGCTACCTATATTGTCATTGAGAATGCACTGGGCCAGTTGTATGTGCAAAGACGAACGGCTACAAAAGATTATTGCCCATCGATGCTAGATGCTTGCTGTGGCGGGGTTGTGTCTAAAGGTGAAGAGATCCAAGCGTCAGCATATCGTGAATTAGCAGAAGAAATGGGTATTACAAATGTTCCTCTGAAATTTCATGGCTCATTTTTACATCAAGATAACGAATGCAATGTTTGGGGGGCGGTATTCAGTTGTCAGTACGATGGCGAATTAGTCTTGCAACAAGAAGAAGTGGAATATGTATTGTTGATGACTACGGATGAAATCCAAATCAGAGCATCAGAATTTACCGCAGATTCTCTGGCCGCCATTCAAATTTGGTTAACTGAAGCTGATAATCAGGGCCATGATACGTTGTAA
- a CDS encoding GNAT family N-acetyltransferase: MIIRAINDTDWPSILSIQARVYPDITPETETVLRSKMHLGPQTCLVITDQQHNVTGYCLAHPWHRYPASLHTIYPKPQQSELLYIHDMAIAPIHAGKQIGSQTLKYLQQWAKQQGYRELSLVSLQQAVGYWQRHGFKSHNYVIDEAQYGAGACYMLKQI, from the coding sequence ATGATTATCCGCGCTATTAACGATACTGACTGGCCTTCCATTCTTAGCATACAGGCTCGCGTTTATCCTGATATAACACCCGAAACAGAAACAGTACTCCGATCAAAAATGCACCTTGGCCCACAAACTTGCCTAGTGATCACAGATCAACAACATAATGTAACAGGCTATTGTTTAGCACATCCATGGCACCGATACCCGGCTAGTTTGCATACAATTTATCCTAAACCTCAGCAATCAGAATTACTCTATATCCACGATATGGCTATCGCACCAATACATGCAGGTAAACAAATTGGCAGCCAAACGCTGAAATATCTTCAACAATGGGCTAAACAACAGGGCTATCGAGAACTATCACTGGTCTCCCTTCAGCAAGCCGTTGGTTACTGGCAGCGACATGGGTTTAAATCTCATAACTATGTCATTGATGAAGCGCAGTATGGTGCAGGCGCATGTTATATGCTTAAACAAATATGA
- the ribA gene encoding GTP cyclohydrolase II, whose product MSSVSLVASAELPTPWGVFTMTGFKEEATGKDHVALSMGDITTADPVLARIHSECLTGDALFSLRCDCGFQLQAALQRIATEGRGVLLYVRQEGRGIGLLNKIHAYHLQDQGADTVEANVALGFAPDLRDYTICADMLTLLNVKSLRLMTNNPRKIKAMEQHGIPVAERVPLEEGKNPFNEFYLSTKAGKLGHMLHD is encoded by the coding sequence ATGAGTAGTGTTTCTCTGGTCGCTAGTGCCGAATTACCTACCCCTTGGGGTGTCTTTACTATGACCGGATTCAAAGAAGAGGCTACTGGTAAAGATCATGTTGCGTTATCAATGGGCGACATCACGACAGCCGATCCCGTCTTAGCACGTATTCATTCTGAATGTCTGACCGGTGATGCCTTATTTAGTTTACGGTGTGATTGTGGATTCCAGTTACAAGCCGCACTTCAGCGCATTGCTACCGAAGGACGCGGTGTTTTACTTTACGTTCGTCAGGAAGGTCGTGGTATTGGTTTATTAAATAAGATCCATGCCTACCACCTGCAAGATCAAGGCGCGGATACCGTAGAAGCTAATGTGGCATTAGGTTTTGCACCCGACTTACGCGATTACACCATTTGTGCTGATATGCTGACATTGCTTAATGTGAAATCGTTGCGTCTGATGACCAATAATCCAAGAAAGATCAAAGCAATGGAACAGCACGGTATTCCTGTTGCAGAACGCGTTCCTTTGGAAGAAGGGAAAAACCCTTTTAATGAATTTTATCTGTCAACCAAAGCCGGCAAATTAGGCCACATGTTGCATGATTAA
- a CDS encoding DUF2845 domain-containing protein has product MKKLVSSLVVLLSLTISGYAWADGSFRCGNALISVGDPSAILLIKCGRPLTIDDTTRVVVDEYGHRQIIRTGEVWTMYMGHDHFIQLVTVERGVITNIVDGPRG; this is encoded by the coding sequence ATGAAAAAATTAGTTTCTAGTTTGGTCGTTCTCTTATCACTGACCATATCAGGTTACGCTTGGGCAGACGGTTCTTTTCGTTGTGGTAATGCGCTGATTTCTGTTGGTGATCCTTCCGCTATATTACTCATCAAATGTGGTCGACCTTTAACTATCGACGATACTACTCGTGTAGTGGTCGATGAGTACGGTCATAGACAAATTATTCGGACTGGTGAAGTTTGGACTATGTATATGGGGCATGATCACTTCATACAACTCGTGACAGTCGAACGTGGTGTGATCACAAACATTGTTGATGGGCCTCGAGGTTAG
- a CDS encoding retention module-containing protein, translated as MKNITITEVSHVTTIAGVAKFRTPDGVLHELQVGDILQPGMEIILSDASNFAFEKGLPEAIQTPEQSADQQPSMPAMGAVNGEQTAVANGDQTTAQINALQQSILSGQDPTQAFEAAAAGIAADAGGTGPGSGNGGFISVARVGDATIAESGYDTAAPTTDQLLQINVPAAPTANSPTIVTPDTNTIAEDTVATGNVLVNDSDTDSVLSVAGFAVNGSNFSAGNTANLNGIGTLVINPDGSYVFTPDPNWNGVVPQVTYTTNTGASSTLDINVTAVNDTPNAVNDDPIANPDALTTKEDTPLTILPAALLANDTDVDGDTLIITSVQGATNGTVALVDGNVVFTPAENYHGSASFTYTISDGHGGTDTAIVTINVSPVNDSPVDDNEAHVLTEDSGIYVAVGNALTNASDVDGDPLTISAGTGETKGSYGTLILGSNGEYTYTLDNASAAVQSLKTGDTVQDTFTYTVSDGNGGTTDSTITINILGADDSAHVTVSAEGADATVYEHGLLTVPDTSETDGGSFQVFASDGIKEVVIGGTTFSLAQLQDAGYLAAHTVNTGEGTLTLTGYSSSDDQSATITYSYTLDAAQQHGLPGSATDSTLTDSVGVTVNGVGGSSDSANLSISIIDDVPVATGDGSQTVTEDGNGTTTLQSVTGGVLGNDSYGADGANADAGTAFSWDANTAAKAALATYGTLTLGSDGTYTFTLDNSSAAVQGLTSSSVIEQTLTYTITDHDGDTSPASVTIRIVGADDSAHVTVSAEGADATVYEHGLLTVPDTSETDGGSFQVFASDGIKEVVIGGTTFSLAQLQDAGYLAAHTVNTGEGTLTLTGYSSSDDQSATITYSYTLDAAQQHGLPGSATDSTLTDSVGVTVNGVGGSSDSANLSISIIDDVPTFTHIDNAIAANATGTLIGAHDITLGADGEGVINISALTTISGLNYSTPVHNSDGSTVITAGTGTSTTGFFSLTINPDGEYLFNLLDPRPDVTKIADFGSITGGAGVTSLTLNSGLDAITFTGDGGDKIKPTSAGFGVNDGNLDPGDDFHVSFAGNLVDSVTFTINQESSTPFKLQWQTDTDATWHEVTYAADGNLTIDPSTDFSTIYFEVLDGKAKVDQFSYSQNLLPENQVLQFSVSATDGDHDLTSPQILNVELLGGAIGADILGTNGDDAIMGTASGEHITGGLGNDILTGGDGADTFVWTAADVAGDHYKDTITDFSINTVNGDKLDLSAVLNGDTDTNLDNYLQFSKDSAGDAVISVHKDGDLTSTPDMTIVVEGHGATDADLTALQTYLLSQDGLIH; from the coding sequence ATGAAAAATATTACTATCACGGAAGTTTCCCATGTGACGACTATTGCTGGCGTTGCCAAATTTCGCACGCCTGATGGTGTTTTACATGAGCTTCAGGTTGGTGACATATTACAGCCAGGAATGGAGATTATCTTAAGTGATGCCTCTAATTTCGCCTTTGAAAAAGGTCTTCCAGAGGCAATACAGACGCCTGAACAGTCCGCAGATCAACAACCCTCTATGCCTGCAATGGGAGCCGTTAATGGCGAGCAAACTGCAGTTGCTAATGGAGATCAAACCACAGCACAAATCAATGCATTACAGCAATCCATATTATCAGGGCAAGATCCTACTCAGGCATTTGAAGCTGCTGCTGCGGGTATTGCTGCTGATGCTGGCGGTACAGGGCCTGGTAGTGGAAACGGAGGTTTCATATCGGTTGCACGTGTAGGCGATGCAACTATCGCTGAGTCTGGTTATGACACAGCTGCACCAACAACAGATCAGTTACTTCAGATAAATGTACCTGCTGCACCGACAGCAAATAGCCCAACAATTGTTACTCCCGATACAAACACCATTGCTGAAGATACAGTGGCGACAGGTAATGTATTAGTTAATGATAGTGATACTGATAGTGTTTTATCCGTAGCTGGTTTTGCGGTGAATGGATCTAATTTTTCTGCAGGCAATACTGCCAATTTGAATGGTATTGGCACATTAGTAATTAATCCAGATGGTAGTTATGTTTTTACGCCAGATCCTAATTGGAATGGGGTTGTTCCCCAAGTTACATACACCACCAATACCGGCGCTAGTTCAACATTAGATATCAATGTTACAGCCGTTAATGATACGCCTAATGCTGTAAATGACGATCCTATTGCAAACCCTGATGCGTTAACAACAAAAGAAGATACCCCGTTAACTATTTTACCTGCAGCTCTACTGGCGAATGATACTGATGTGGATGGGGACACGCTTATTATTACGAGTGTACAGGGCGCAACGAATGGGACTGTGGCCTTGGTGGATGGCAATGTGGTGTTCACACCAGCTGAAAATTACCATGGCTCAGCTAGTTTCACGTATACCATCAGTGATGGCCACGGTGGCACTGATACTGCCATCGTAACTATTAATGTCTCACCTGTTAACGATAGCCCTGTCGATGATAATGAAGCGCATGTGCTGACTGAGGACTCTGGAATTTATGTGGCTGTAGGCAATGCATTAACCAATGCAAGTGATGTCGATGGCGATCCATTGACAATTAGCGCTGGTACCGGAGAAACAAAAGGCAGCTATGGCACATTAATACTGGGAAGCAATGGGGAATATACCTACACACTGGATAATGCCTCTGCAGCAGTACAAAGCCTGAAAACTGGCGATACGGTACAGGATACATTTACTTATACGGTATCAGATGGTAATGGAGGAACTACCGATTCAACAATTACCATCAATATCTTGGGTGCTGACGACAGTGCGCATGTGACGGTGTCTGCGGAAGGGGCGGATGCCACTGTGTACGAACACGGGCTGTTAACGGTACCAGATACCAGCGAAACCGACGGTGGCAGCTTCCAGGTCTTTGCCAGTGATGGCATCAAGGAAGTGGTGATTGGTGGCACGACCTTCAGTCTGGCACAGTTACAGGATGCCGGCTATCTGGCGGCGCACACGGTGAATACCGGGGAAGGGACGTTAACCCTTACCGGTTACAGCAGTAGCGATGACCAGAGTGCGACCATTACCTACAGCTACACCTTGGATGCAGCCCAACAGCATGGTCTGCCAGGCAGTGCCACTGACAGCACGCTGACCGACAGTGTTGGCGTGACGGTGAATGGCGTGGGCGGCAGCAGCGATAGTGCCAACTTAAGCATCAGCATTATTGATGATGTGCCGGTTGCCACTGGCGATGGCTCACAGACTGTGACTGAAGACGGCAACGGTACCACCACTTTGCAAAGCGTGACCGGTGGGGTATTGGGCAACGACAGCTATGGCGCAGACGGCGCGAATGCGGATGCCGGTACGGCGTTCAGCTGGGATGCCAACACCGCCGCCAAAGCGGCACTGGCGACTTACGGCACCCTGACGCTGGGCAGCGATGGTACGTATACCTTTACGCTGGACAACAGCAGTGCCGCGGTACAGGGGTTGACCAGCAGCAGTGTGATTGAACAAACCTTAACGTACACCATTACTGACCATGACGGCGATACCAGTCCGGCGAGTGTGACCATTCGCATCGTGGGTGCTGACGACAGTGCGCATGTGACGGTGTCTGCGGAAGGGGCGGATGCCACTGTGTACGAACACGGGCTGTTAACGGTACCGGATACCAGCGAAACCGACGGTGGCAGCTTCCAGGTCTTTGCCAGTGATGGCATCAAGGAAGTGGTGATTGGTGGCACGACCTTCAGTCTGGCACAGTTACAGGATGCCGGCTATCTGGCGGCGCACACGGTGAATACCGGGGAAGGGACGTTAACCCTTACCGGTTACAGCAGTAGCGATGACCAGAGTGCGACCATTACCTACAGCTACACCTTGGATGCAGCCCAACAGCATGGTCTGCCAGGCAGTGCCACTGACAGCACGCTGACCGACAGTGTTGGCGTGACGGTGAATGGCGTGGGCGGCAGCAGCGATAGTGCCAACTTAAGCATCAGCATTATTGATGATGTCCCAACCTTTACTCATATAGATAATGCTATTGCGGCTAATGCCACAGGAACTTTGATTGGCGCTCATGATATTACACTCGGTGCTGATGGAGAGGGCGTGATTAATATATCAGCTCTGACTACGATCAGTGGGTTGAACTATTCAACACCAGTACATAACAGTGATGGCTCAACGGTGATTACTGCAGGAACTGGAACAAGTACTACTGGTTTCTTCAGTCTGACCATCAATCCGGATGGAGAATATTTATTTAATCTCTTAGATCCTCGGCCGGATGTAACGAAAATTGCTGATTTCGGGAGTATCACTGGTGGTGCAGGAGTGACTTCTCTGACCTTGAATTCAGGGCTTGATGCGATCACCTTTACTGGCGATGGTGGTGATAAAATTAAACCAACCAGTGCAGGCTTTGGTGTAAACGATGGTAACTTGGATCCGGGTGATGATTTCCATGTAAGTTTTGCTGGAAATTTGGTTGATAGCGTTACCTTTACGATCAATCAGGAATCCAGCACACCGTTTAAACTCCAGTGGCAGACCGATACAGATGCTACTTGGCATGAGGTTACATATGCTGCTGATGGTAATTTAACTATTGATCCAAGCACTGACTTCTCGACTATTTACTTCGAGGTTTTGGATGGCAAGGCAAAGGTAGACCAGTTCAGTTATAGCCAGAATCTGTTACCAGAAAATCAGGTACTGCAATTTAGCGTTTCCGCTACTGATGGTGATCACGATCTCACGTCACCACAGATTTTGAATGTTGAATTGTTGGGCGGAGCCATTGGCGCAGATATCCTTGGTACCAACGGTGATGATGCCATCATGGGAACAGCTTCTGGTGAACACATTACTGGCGGTCTAGGTAATGACATATTAACTGGCGGTGATGGAGCTGATACATTTGTATGGACTGCAGCTGATGTTGCTGGAGACCATTACAAAGACACCATTACTGATTTTTCAATAAATACAGTTAATGGTGACAAGCTTGATTTATCGGCAGTGCTTAATGGAGATACCGATACTAATTTAGATAATTATTTACAATTCTCTAAAGACAGTGCTGGTGATGCTGTAATTTCGGTACATAAAGATGGAGACCTAACCTCAACTCCAGATATGACGATAGTTGTTGAGGGTCATGGTGCGACAGATGCTGATTTGACAGCTTTGCAAACATATTTATTATCACAGGATGGCTTGATCCACTAA
- a CDS encoding response regulator, with translation MTPYEENGITGQNCLEHILVVDDIPTNLRLAKAFLNGGGYQNIYLESDPVRVSEWLNSVDINLLILDLSMPQKDGISLFVELQNEFGERLPPVIFLTALHDDSWRIQAMELGAKAFITKPFDQTKMLSCISEILNSTT, from the coding sequence ATGACACCATATGAAGAAAACGGAATAACAGGACAGAACTGTTTGGAACACATTCTGGTTGTGGATGATATCCCAACCAATTTGCGTTTGGCGAAAGCGTTTTTAAATGGCGGCGGCTATCAGAATATCTATCTTGAAAGTGATCCGGTTCGTGTTTCTGAATGGCTGAATAGTGTTGATATCAACTTGCTGATCCTTGATTTAAGCATGCCGCAAAAAGATGGCATCAGCTTATTTGTCGAATTGCAAAATGAGTTTGGTGAGCGGTTACCGCCGGTTATTTTTCTCACTGCACTGCATGATGACAGCTGGCGTATACAAGCGATGGAATTGGGTGCCAAGGCCTTCATTACTAAACCGTTTGATCAAACTAAAATGCTGAGTTGTATCAGTGAAATACTGAATAGCACCACTTAG
- a CDS encoding DUF1107 domain-containing protein → MKRSFREHQALQIARYIRSYYRGTFYIEQSGPFHFDAGRACYDDVENVRWKKVLAQINKEIRNLSSLKTMITN, encoded by the coding sequence ATGAAACGTTCTTTCCGCGAACATCAGGCGTTGCAAATCGCTAGATACATTCGTAGCTACTATCGGGGAACTTTTTATATTGAGCAATCCGGCCCATTTCACTTTGATGCCGGACGAGCCTGTTATGACGATGTAGAGAATGTACGGTGGAAAAAAGTTCTAGCTCAGATCAACAAAGAAATTCGTAATCTGAGCTCATTAAAAACCATGATCACTAACTAA